A window of the Ipomoea triloba cultivar NCNSP0323 chromosome 14, ASM357664v1 genome harbors these coding sequences:
- the LOC116005349 gene encoding osmotin-like protein, which yields MAFPATILSVTLIFTSLCAFTRASLPAGLIITIVNNFPHTIWPAIEPNGGYPVLERGGFALYKLTHRSFVAPRARWSGRIWARTGCVLTHGRFTCATRDCDGRLECNGRGGSAPATLAQLELHQGHADFSIYGVSLVDGFNLPMTLAPHDGKGHCPVVGCKANVLPTCPRRLQVRACGGRGPIVGCNSGCAAFKTDLLCCRNNYNNPQTCKASSYSEFFKHACPSAFTYAHDSPSSLMHECSAARELKIIFCH from the coding sequence ATGGCTTTTCCAGCCACAATCCTTTCTGTGACTCTGATCTTCACGTCCCTCTGCGCCTTCACCAGAGCTTCCCTACCTGCAGGCCTGATTATAACGATAGTGAACAACTTCCCTCACACCATCTGGCCCGCAATCGAGCCCAACGGCGGCTACCCCGTCCTGGAGCGGGGCGGCTTCGCCCTCTATAAACTCACGCACCGCTCTTTTGTGGCTCCGCGCGCCCGCTGGTCAGGCCGCATCTGGGCCCGCACGGGCTGCGTCTTGACCCACGGGCGGTTCACTTGCGCCACGAGAGACTGCGACGGGCGCCTGGAGTGCAACGGGCGAGGCGGGTCGGCCCCGGCTACGCTAGCCCAGCTCGAACTCCACCAAGGCCACGCCGACTTCTCCATCTATGGCGTCAGCCTCGTGGACGGGTTTAACCTGCCCATGACGCTCGCCCCTCACGACGGGAAAGGGCATTGTCCCGTGGTGGGGTGTAAGGCCAACGTGTTGCCCACGTGTCCGCGCCGACTCCAGGTCCGGGCGTGTGGCGGTCGTGGACCGATAGTGGGGTGCAATAGCGGTTGTGCCGCCTTTAAGACCGACCTGCTTTGTTGTCGAAACAACTATAATAACCCGCAAACGTGCAAGGCGTCGAGCTACTCCGAATTCTTCAAGCATGCGTGTCCCTCTGCTTTCACCTACGCCCACGACAGCCCGTCGTCCCTCATGCACGAGTGCTCGGCGGCGCGTGAGCTCAAGATCATTTTCTGCCACTAG
- the LOC116004080 gene encoding uncharacterized protein LOC116004080, with product MEARFIKISGEIVDLGKKIDQKEISLKILRGLPSSWDMKVTAMRDHRDLKTLSTDKLFSDLKAYEFEMKARMEEEREERNNALVVEQPSTSRKFKKFMKKGTSKKFPQAMSKNQFDNAQEEIKSKERKFKKDKRKALISDPLESSESDESSSDESDTSKDDNALFCMELSSESSNQDFCLMAHETEENEVTSNSFDSTSTSFSSESISHLMRDCQTFMDTYSQIEERNNSLTLEKEEINEKLQNALLEVRNLNAEIIRLQEECKSREV from the exons ATGGAAGCAAGATTCATCAAAATCTCGGGAGAAATTGTCGATCTAGGCAAAAAGATTGATCAAAAAGAGATATCGCTCAAAATCCTACGTGGACTACCTTCTAGTTGGGATATGAAGGTCACGGCTATGAGAGATCATAGAGATCTAAAAACGTTGTCTACCGACAAACtttttagtgatctaaaagccTATGAGTTCGAAATGAAAGCTAGGATGGAAGAAGAACGCGAAGAAAGAAATAACGCACTTGTCGTCGAACAACCATCCACATCAAG gaaatttaaaaagtttatgaaGAAAGGCACTTCCAAGAAATTTCCTCAAGCAA tgagcaaaaaTCAATTTGATAATGCTCAGGAAGAGATCAAGTCAAAAGAAAGGAAATTCAAAAAGGACAAAAGGAAAGCACTAATCAGTGACCCACTTGAAAGTAGTGAGTCTGATGAGTCATCAAGTGATGAGAGTGACACCTCAAAAGATGACAATGCCTTATTCTGCATGGAACTTTCAAGTGAATCATCCAACCAAGACTTTTGCTTGATGGCACACGAAACAGAGGAAAATGAAGTAACATCTAATTCATTTGATTCTACAAGTACTTCATTTTCTAGTGAGTCTATCTCTCACTTAATGAGAGATTGTCAAACCTTTATGGACACTTATTCTCAAATCGAAGAGCGCAATAATTCTTTGACTCTTGAAAAAGaggaaataaatgaaaaattgcaaaatgctctaCTTGAAGTGAGAAACTTGAACGCCGAAATTATTCgacttcaagaagagtgtaaatcaagaGAAGTTTGA
- the LOC116004081 gene encoding uncharacterized protein LOC116004081 — translation MSGRGKGGKGLGKGGAKRHRKVLRDNIQGITKPAIRRLARRGGVKRISGLIYEETRGVLKIFLENVIRDAVTYTEHARRKTVTAMDVVYALKRQGRTLYGFGGWLGFTYSDWMLIGIIARYQHCMVVVFRAINGAPPPTSTSLPNQSLLCPFYLSVREFKTLDFFFHSAKMSGRGKGGKGLGKGGAKRHRKVLRDNIQGITKPAIRRLARRGGVKRISGLIYEETRGVLKIFLENVIRDAVTYTEHARRKTVTAMDVVYALKRQGRTLYGFGG, via the exons ATGTCCGGCCGTGGAAAGGGAGGCAAGGGATTGGGCAAGGGAGGAGCCAAGCGTCACAGGAAGGTGCTTCGCGACAACATCCAGGGGATCACCAAGCCGGCCATTCGCCGTCTGGCTCGTAGAGGAGGCGTGAAGCGTATCTCCGGCCTCATCTACGAGGAGACCAGGGGAGTCCTCAAAATCTTCCTCGAGAATGTGATCAGAGACGCCGTGACCTACACTGAGCACGCTCGGAGGAAGACCGTGACGGCGATGGACGTCGTCTACGCCCTCAAGAGGCAGGGCAGGACTCTGTACGGTTTCGGAGGC TGGCTTGGTTTCACTTATTCAGATTGGATGTTGATAGGGATTATTGCTCGGTATCAACATTGTATGGTTGTTG TATTTCGGGCAATAAATGGCGCACCCCCTCCCACGTCCACCTCACTTCCAAATCAAAGTCTACTTTGTCCATTTTACCTCTCAGTCCGCGAATTCAAAACCCTAGATTTCTTCTTTCACTCTGCAAAAATGTCCGGCCGTGGAAAGGGAGGCAAGGGATTGGGCAAGGGAGGAGCCAAGCGTCACAGGAAGGTGCTTCGCGACAACATCCAGGGGATCACCAAGCCTGCCATTCGCCGTCTGGCTCGTAGAGGAGGCGTGAAGCGTATCTCCGGCCTCATCTACGAGGAGACCAGGGGAGTCCTCAAAATCTTCCTCGAGAATGTGATCAGAGACGCCGTGACCTACACTGAGCACGCTCGGAGGAAGACCGTGACGGCGATGGACGTCGTCTACGCCCTCAAGAGGCAGGGCAGGACTCTGTACGGTTTCGGAGGCTAG